Proteins from one Xenorhabdus griffiniae genomic window:
- a CDS encoding acyl-CoA reductase: MSSVKTMNNPIFSEQLAEQEIAKLHERLPDLLAHPHTSEQVLDCAQRFAEYLSNLGEHPLFNTSIKEALIAFCQREALETKLERELGQNAFSLRRFDYNQNRYETWKPIGVVVHITPSNAELLPFMAVIESLLVGNINWLRPSSNDNGFSAQLLAEFLAHDISGDLATRIAVLPLPVTQLSELFSQADAVSAWGSDSSLTSIRAQLPAGCRWIDWGHRISIAWLSPDAADDTQLDALADDICRYDQQACSSPQCLLVDSDDPEVLQHIGQRMAAALQRRAGLHPALKPDIQEAAEITTQTAFQQLDFAFTQVRGEIWQADGWRVIWRHEKELAASPLFRTLQIRPAPRQHLCAILLPWRNYLQSCALITRQEHITEMSHTLFAAGVSRITPAGQMHDGYSGEPHDGVYALSRLTKRVSVSLASDLMAGCAHLDVPPSCPRGLENRPVMNKADFQALVPNDKARLFFRSGGSSGTPKLAAYSYHDYHRQMQAAADGVFASGLEPATDRVMNLLYGGKLYGGMMSFFTILDKLGVTQYPMGGPTDNDFSEIADFIVHQRINTLVGMPSTIHRLFLNEETKLRQYGGIRKLLLGGEHLNINQRNFLTSFGVTLIRSTIYGSVDAGPMGHACAASEDGVFHLMADTQWLEILNIENDQPVAEGETGRLVFTSRHREAQPVQRYDLGDLGCWINQPCSCGLTSPRFRLKERHGSLLRVGSIFFNLADLSEQLALPVQWIIDHNHDGVDNIQLLVDHADPHTVRQNLLKDPKIAEIVAGNLLNLDVISTSSAEFHRNEHSGKTPLFIDLRKY, translated from the coding sequence ATGTCTTCCGTAAAAACCATGAATAATCCGATTTTTTCAGAGCAACTGGCAGAGCAAGAAATCGCGAAGTTGCATGAGCGTTTACCTGATTTGCTGGCACATCCCCATACTTCTGAGCAGGTACTTGATTGCGCGCAACGCTTTGCCGAATATCTTTCCAATTTAGGCGAACATCCACTATTTAATACCTCAATCAAGGAAGCGCTTATCGCTTTTTGCCAACGTGAAGCGCTGGAAACCAAGCTGGAGCGGGAGCTTGGGCAAAACGCTTTTTCACTGCGTCGATTCGATTACAACCAGAACCGATATGAAACCTGGAAGCCAATAGGCGTGGTCGTCCACATTACGCCTTCCAATGCTGAACTTCTGCCTTTTATGGCCGTGATAGAGAGCTTACTGGTGGGGAATATTAACTGGTTACGCCCAAGCAGTAACGACAACGGATTTAGTGCACAACTACTGGCAGAATTTTTAGCCCACGATATTTCAGGTGATTTAGCTACTCGAATAGCCGTCTTACCATTGCCCGTGACGCAACTGTCCGAGCTGTTCAGTCAGGCTGATGCCGTTTCTGCCTGGGGCAGCGATTCTTCCCTGACATCCATTCGTGCTCAACTTCCCGCAGGTTGCCGCTGGATAGATTGGGGGCATCGTATCAGTATTGCCTGGTTAAGCCCTGACGCCGCCGATGATACCCAATTGGATGCATTGGCGGATGATATCTGTCGTTATGACCAACAAGCCTGTTCCAGCCCGCAATGTTTGCTGGTCGATAGCGATGATCCTGAAGTTTTACAACATATCGGACAACGCATGGCAGCGGCTCTGCAACGCCGTGCCGGATTGCATCCAGCCCTGAAACCGGATATTCAGGAAGCTGCTGAAATTACGACGCAAACGGCTTTCCAACAGCTCGATTTTGCGTTTACGCAGGTTCGCGGTGAAATATGGCAAGCCGACGGCTGGCGAGTGATATGGCGACACGAAAAAGAATTAGCGGCGTCTCCTTTGTTCCGCACATTGCAGATACGCCCTGCGCCACGTCAGCATCTGTGCGCTATTTTGCTGCCCTGGCGTAACTATCTACAAAGCTGTGCTTTGATTACCCGTCAAGAGCATATCACCGAAATGAGTCATACCCTGTTTGCTGCGGGCGTCAGCCGAATCACACCGGCGGGACAGATGCATGATGGTTATAGTGGTGAGCCACACGATGGCGTCTACGCACTATCGCGCCTTACCAAACGCGTATCTGTCAGCCTTGCGTCTGATTTAATGGCAGGTTGCGCCCATCTTGATGTACCGCCATCGTGTCCACGCGGATTAGAAAACCGGCCTGTCATGAATAAGGCAGATTTTCAGGCATTAGTTCCTAACGATAAGGCACGCCTGTTTTTCCGCAGCGGCGGCAGTAGTGGTACGCCTAAGTTGGCTGCTTATAGCTACCATGATTACCACCGGCAGATGCAAGCCGCAGCCGATGGCGTATTTGCCTCAGGGCTTGAACCTGCAACCGATCGCGTCATGAACCTGCTGTATGGCGGGAAGTTGTACGGTGGCATGATGAGCTTCTTCACCATTTTGGATAAATTGGGCGTGACACAATATCCAATGGGTGGCCCTACTGATAATGATTTTAGTGAAATCGCTGATTTTATCGTACATCAACGCATCAATACGCTGGTGGGTATGCCAAGCACGATACATCGGTTATTTCTAAATGAAGAAACCAAACTACGCCAATATGGTGGTATCCGTAAGTTATTACTGGGGGGCGAACACCTCAATATAAATCAACGAAACTTCCTGACCAGCTTTGGCGTTACCCTGATACGTTCAACAATTTACGGTTCAGTCGATGCTGGGCCAATGGGTCATGCGTGCGCAGCCAGCGAGGACGGTGTTTTCCATTTAATGGCTGATACTCAATGGCTAGAAATTCTCAATATAGAGAATGATCAACCCGTAGCAGAAGGTGAAACAGGTCGTCTGGTATTCACTTCCCGCCACCGTGAAGCACAACCCGTCCAACGCTATGATTTAGGGGATCTCGGCTGCTGGATTAATCAACCCTGTTCTTGTGGACTGACTTCACCACGTTTCCGACTTAAAGAACGCCATGGTTCCCTGTTACGTGTAGGCAGTATTTTTTTCAATCTTGCTGATTTGTCTGAACAATTGGCATTACCCGTGCAATGGATAATCGACCATAACCATGATGGTGTCGATAACATTCAACTCTTGGTTGATCATGCTGATCCCCACACTGTGCGCCAAAATTTATTGAAAGATCCCAAAATCGCCGAAATTGTTGCAGGAAACCTGCTGAATTTAGACGTCATTTCCACTTCAAGTGCAGAATTTCACCGCAATGAACATAGTGGGAAAACACCATTATTCATCGACTTGCGTAAATATTAA
- a CDS encoding phenylacetate--CoA ligase family protein codes for MMTKTTLTDLLHHAREHSAYYRERYQSIPDNWVLEDLPLVEPSHYWAHSNDLPTWPVLTAPLEGGHVFKTGGSTSEGRLSVFSQQEWKAFIHSFGQGIARQLKAGDRVANLFFAGDLYTSFIFIHGALSNAPIPILEFPFTCKVEDELLINNIRLHNINVLAGVPVQLIRLAHYLKEMGQTLPMVETILYGGESLFDSQVAIIRQVFPHARLGSIGCASVDAGLIGFADPDCKQGEHRVFSDETIIEIVDEITHQPIIESGKRGLLVVTNLQRQLMPVIRYPTGDMACWCEPEQPGRKFALQGRANQGYRIRFGTLSLFPDDLATQLSQQTELLAWQLELSQKAGQDQIRLLVASLQTVDIDRIRHRVMAAFPGLEEACIHQNMLEIVQTNVDSMYTHPRSGKLQRVVDLRRYN; via the coding sequence ATGATGACCAAAACGACATTGACTGATTTGCTCCATCATGCGCGCGAGCATTCTGCTTATTACCGAGAACGCTATCAGTCCATTCCCGATAATTGGGTTTTGGAAGATTTACCTCTCGTGGAGCCTAGCCATTATTGGGCACATTCAAACGACTTACCAACTTGGCCTGTGCTGACTGCACCGCTGGAAGGCGGTCATGTGTTTAAAACAGGTGGCTCAACCAGCGAAGGGCGTTTATCGGTTTTCAGCCAGCAAGAATGGAAAGCATTTATTCATTCCTTTGGCCAAGGCATTGCCCGCCAATTAAAAGCCGGAGATCGGGTGGCTAACCTGTTTTTTGCTGGCGATCTTTATACCAGCTTTATATTCATCCACGGCGCATTATCGAATGCACCCATCCCGATATTGGAATTTCCTTTCACCTGTAAGGTTGAAGATGAATTGCTGATTAACAATATTCGTCTTCACAACATTAATGTACTGGCAGGTGTTCCCGTGCAGTTAATCCGCCTGGCTCACTATTTGAAAGAGATGGGACAAACATTACCGATGGTGGAAACCATTCTCTATGGTGGAGAAAGTTTGTTTGATTCACAGGTCGCGATCATACGACAAGTTTTTCCTCACGCCCGTTTAGGTTCAATCGGTTGTGCCAGTGTCGATGCAGGTTTGATTGGTTTTGCTGATCCTGACTGCAAACAGGGCGAGCATCGCGTATTTTCTGACGAAACGATTATCGAAATCGTCGATGAAATCACTCACCAGCCCATTATTGAGTCAGGGAAACGTGGCTTATTAGTCGTCACTAACCTGCAACGACAACTTATGCCTGTGATCCGCTATCCTACTGGTGATATGGCTTGCTGGTGCGAGCCAGAACAGCCAGGCCGTAAATTTGCCCTGCAAGGACGTGCTAATCAAGGCTATCGTATACGATTTGGCACCCTATCGTTATTCCCTGACGACTTAGCGACACAGTTATCACAACAAACTGAGCTTTTAGCCTGGCAATTGGAACTAAGCCAGAAAGCGGGGCAAGATCAAATTCGGTTGTTGGTAGCAAGCCTGCAAACTGTAGATATCGACAGAATACGCCATCGGGTTATGGCCGCATTCCCGGGCTTAGAAGAGGCTTGCATCCACCAAAATATGCTGGAGATCGTGCAAACCAATGTTGATAGCATGTATACGCACCCACGATCAGGAAAGTTGCAGCGAGTTGTGGATCTACGTCGTTATAACTAA